The following coding sequences lie in one Haematobia irritans isolate KBUSLIRL chromosome 3, ASM5000362v1, whole genome shotgun sequence genomic window:
- the LOC142232040 gene encoding UDP-glycosyltransferase UGT5-like has protein sequence MEFKQRLLNFLATGFEQIILAPWMSGPLQEYYDYNFPADRYPPLEEVYKNVSLVLTNHHFSQGPIRPNVPAVIEIGGIQIKEKPDPLPEDLAKIMDSAKEGIIYFSFGSNVQGSHLSKEKAKIMFNALSKVPHKVLMKWGDSDFPGQSENIIYKSWLPQDDILAHPNVKLFITHGGQGSVVESQYHGIPMVGIPFFGDQHSNMAKVEKSGFGLSLQYTSLTEEDFRSTILEVLNNPKYRENVQQFSKLYRDRPMTPRQLVRYWVDYVIRHNGAKHMQSPAVFMSWWQLSSIDVMAFLLAVIIGVFGLIFALCRCLCCRNKKASKSVNKAKKNK, from the exons ATGGAATTTAAGCAACGTTTGCTTAATTTCTTGGCAACAGGATTTGAGCAAATTATATTGGCTCCATGGATGTCTGGACCACTCCAAGAATATTATGA TTATAATTTCCCAGCCGATCGTTATCCTCCCCTGGAAGaggtttacaaaaatgtttctttggtTTTGACCAACCATCACTTTAGTCAAGGACCCATAAGACCCAACGTTCCAGCTGTAATCGAAATTGGTGGAATACAAATCAAAGAGAAACCCGATCCATTGCCTGAAGATTTAGCCAAAATTATGGATTCAGCTAAGGAAGGCATTATCTATTTCAGTTTTGGATCCAATGTTCAGGGATCGCATTTATCAAAGGAGAAAGCGAAAATAATGTTTAATGCCCTTTCGAAagtaccccataaagtattaaTGAAATGGGGTGATTCAGATTTTCCTGGACAATCGGAGAATATCATTTACAAATCTTGGTTACCCCAAGATGATATATTGGCCCATCCTAATGTTAAACTTTTTATTACCCATGGTGGTCAGGGTAGTGTGGTGGAATCACAATATCATGGTATACCCATGGTTGGTATACCCTTCTTTGGTGATCAACATTCAAATATGGCCAAAGTGGAAAAATCAGGATTTGGTTTGAGTTTACAGTATACCAGTCTCACTGAAGAGGATTTCCGTTCgacaattttggaagttctcAATAATCCCAAATATCGTGAAAATGTCCAGCAATTCTCTAAACTTTATCGTGATAGACCAATGACACCACGTCAATTGGTGAGATATTGGGTGGATTATGTGATACGACATAATGGAGCCAAACATATGCAATCGCCTGCTGTATTTATGTCCTGGTGGCAATTGAGTTCCATTGATGTTATGGCTTTCCTTTTAGCTGTGATAATTGGTGTTTTTGGCCTGATTTTCGCTTTATGCAGATGTTTATGTTGCCGAAATAAGAAAGCATCGAAATCTGTAAATAAAGccaaaaagaataaataa